In one Sphingomonas sanguinis genomic region, the following are encoded:
- the rplM gene encoding 50S ribosomal protein L13, which translates to MKALMKTTKAAKPHEVEKKWHIVDADGLVVGRAATIIANILRGKHKTSFTPHVDCGDNVIVINADKVRFTGNKLGQKVYYKHTGYAGGIKGITAAKVLEGRFPERVLEKAVERMIPRGPLGRQQMRNLRIFAGTEHPHAAQNPEVLDIASMNRKNKVGA; encoded by the coding sequence ATGAAGGCGCTCATGAAGACCACCAAGGCGGCCAAGCCGCACGAGGTGGAGAAGAAGTGGCATATCGTCGACGCCGACGGTCTGGTTGTCGGCCGTGCCGCCACCATCATCGCGAACATCCTGCGCGGCAAGCACAAGACGTCGTTCACCCCGCACGTCGATTGCGGTGACAATGTCATCGTCATCAACGCGGACAAGGTGCGCTTCACCGGCAACAAGCTGGGTCAGAAGGTGTACTATAAGCACACCGGTTACGCCGGTGGTATCAAGGGCATCACCGCCGCCAAGGTCCTGGAAGGCCGCTTCCCCGAGCGCGTCCTGGAAAAGGCCGTCGAGCGTATGATCCCGCGTGGCCCGCTGGGCCGTCAGCAGATGCGCAACCTGCGTATCTTCGCCGGCACCGAGCATCCGCACGCCGCTCAGAACCCCGAAGTCCTCGACATCGCGTCGATGAACCGCAAGAACAAGGTGGGCGCATAA